One genomic segment of Luteibaculum oceani includes these proteins:
- a CDS encoding DEAD/DEAH box helicase, which translates to MAENQYELLEKKQGKKFYNYQQKALDQIFVKINENPTHYNLLYQLPTGGGKTVIFSGIARRYIQEVSKKVLILTHRIELCGQTSNMLDEFGVPNKIIDSKVKKLPTDDPHLCYVAMVETLNNRLQEGVMDFKDVGLVIVDEAHYNSFRKLFKYFEEQVILGVTATPLSSNAKLPMYEVYKELIVGDSIRSLIKQGFLAKGITYTYDVNLTSLKVGTNGDYTVASSEKLYSSIIMQEKLLQAYEEKALGKKTLIFNNGINTSKYVLGLFREAGYDIRHLDNTSNSKERKETLKWFKEKPDAILTSVGLLTTGFDEPTVESIILNRATRSLTLYHQMIGRGSRILPGKDEFQIIDLGNNAARFGLWDSPLDWQHIFQSPEDYYDNLVSDEEIQRHFQYEMPDSLRSKFANTEDVTFDIKGEYKRAIAEGKKPRIVIEKAISHHAKMCIENSDDLFDAKALARELKEDINYKVRLYSYCICKTTNNYLKWLEEDYTRRLNGKISEEYAAVM; encoded by the coding sequence ATGGCAGAAAATCAATACGAACTACTCGAGAAAAAACAGGGTAAAAAATTTTACAACTATCAGCAAAAAGCACTCGATCAGATTTTCGTAAAGATTAATGAAAATCCAACCCATTATAACCTACTTTATCAACTTCCAACCGGGGGTGGTAAAACGGTTATTTTTTCGGGGATAGCTAGAAGATATATCCAGGAAGTATCCAAAAAGGTACTTATTCTCACCCATAGAATTGAATTGTGTGGCCAAACCTCCAACATGTTGGATGAGTTTGGTGTACCCAACAAAATAATAGATAGTAAGGTAAAAAAATTACCTACCGACGATCCGCACCTTTGTTATGTTGCCATGGTTGAGACCCTGAACAACAGACTACAAGAAGGGGTGATGGATTTTAAAGATGTTGGACTGGTGATTGTCGATGAGGCACACTACAATTCTTTCAGAAAACTATTTAAGTATTTCGAAGAGCAGGTAATTTTAGGAGTTACCGCAACACCGTTAAGCTCTAACGCCAAACTACCGATGTACGAGGTGTACAAAGAATTAATAGTTGGCGACTCCATCCGATCTTTGATTAAGCAAGGGTTTCTAGCAAAGGGAATTACCTACACCTACGATGTTAACCTCACGTCTTTAAAAGTGGGAACCAACGGTGACTACACCGTTGCATCCTCCGAGAAGTTATACTCCTCAATTATAATGCAGGAAAAATTACTGCAGGCATATGAGGAAAAGGCCTTGGGAAAAAAGACCTTGATCTTTAATAACGGAATCAACACTTCAAAGTACGTTCTTGGACTTTTTAGAGAAGCGGGCTACGATATCCGTCATCTCGACAATACCAGCAATTCTAAAGAGAGAAAAGAAACGCTTAAATGGTTTAAAGAAAAACCCGATGCGATTTTAACTTCTGTAGGTCTCTTAACCACTGGTTTTGATGAACCAACCGTAGAGTCTATTATACTAAATAGGGCTACGAGATCACTTACCTTATATCACCAGATGATAGGTAGAGGTTCGCGTATTTTACCTGGAAAGGATGAATTTCAAATCATAGACCTAGGTAATAACGCAGCACGGTTTGGATTATGGGATTCTCCATTAGACTGGCAACATATTTTCCAATCACCTGAGGATTATTACGACAATTTAGTTTCGGACGAAGAGATACAGCGCCATTTCCAATATGAAATGCCCGATAGCCTTCGCAGTAAATTTGCCAATACCGAAGATGTCACCTTTGATATAAAAGGGGAATACAAAAGAGCTATTGCTGAGGGTAAAAAACCTCGAATTGTAATTGAAAAGGCCATCTCTCACCATGCTAAAATGTGTATAGAAAATAGCGACGATTTATTTGACGCTAAAGCACTTGCCCGTGAGTTAAAGGAAGATATCAATTACAAAGTGCGCCTTTATTCTTACTGCATTTGTAAAACAACCAACAACTACTTAAAGTGGTTGGAAGAAGATTACACCAGACGACTAAACGGAAAAATCAGCGAGGAGTACGCCGCCGTTATGTAG
- a CDS encoding sterol desaturase family protein, producing the protein MGKEKVTLEQITQLDFNTVIWIAAPIMFALVGLEYFITTRKNMNAYTGKDFLASAAIGFGNLFVNGLTKIGVFSIIVFFYNITPWSIPPTWWSYLLCLVVLDFCRYWAHRIAHEQRFWWSTHVVHHSSEHYNFSVSFRLSWTQNLKLVFFLPVIMMGFDPVVFFIIHQIEVLYQFWIHTELIRKLPKPIEFIFTTPSHHRVHHAKNDKYIDKNYGSTFIIWDRIFGTFQPEEEQPVYGITKPVNSYNPVVLVFHAWGDLIKDIYKRPTKALQIMFGSPTDWEREEMKKREVKTTTRKATKQAA; encoded by the coding sequence GTGGGAAAAGAAAAAGTAACACTCGAACAAATAACCCAACTCGACTTTAACACCGTTATCTGGATAGCAGCACCAATTATGTTTGCTTTGGTTGGTTTAGAATATTTTATAACCACCCGAAAAAACATGAATGCATATACCGGTAAAGATTTTCTTGCCAGTGCTGCCATAGGGTTTGGAAACCTATTTGTAAACGGACTAACCAAAATTGGTGTGTTCTCCATTATTGTATTTTTCTACAACATCACTCCATGGAGCATCCCGCCTACTTGGTGGTCTTATTTACTTTGTTTAGTGGTTTTGGATTTCTGCCGCTACTGGGCACATAGAATTGCCCACGAGCAAAGATTTTGGTGGTCTACACACGTTGTACACCACTCTTCTGAACATTACAATTTTTCGGTTTCATTCAGGTTATCTTGGACCCAAAACCTCAAGCTGGTATTTTTCTTGCCGGTAATTATGATGGGCTTTGATCCTGTAGTATTCTTCATTATTCACCAAATTGAAGTCCTTTACCAATTTTGGATACACACAGAGCTTATTAGAAAGTTACCTAAGCCAATTGAATTCATCTTCACAACCCCTTCGCACCACCGAGTTCACCACGCTAAAAACGATAAGTACATAGACAAAAATTACGGGTCTACCTTTATCATTTGGGATAGAATTTTTGGAACCTTTCAACCGGAAGAGGAGCAACCTGTATATGGAATTACCAAGCCGGTTAATTCGTATAACCCTGTAGTATTAGTTTTCCACGCATGGGGAGATTTAATAAAGGACATTTACAAACGTCCTACCAAAGCCCTACAAATTATGTTTGGAAGCCCAACGGATTGGGAGCGTGAGGAAATGAAGAAAAGAGAAGTTAAAACGACTACAAGAAAGGCTACAAAGCAAGCCGCTTAA
- the murB gene encoding UDP-N-acetylmuramate dehydrogenase: MKIHEKHNLKSYNTFGLPVLANYFGAPGSLDEIKEQLEWADKQKREVKILGGGSNVLITRDLPYFIMHPTFSKVEVVDENETHVWVDVDGGLNWHKFVLHCLENGWYGIENLSLIPGNVGAAPIQNIGAYGVEVKELIDTVFYLELESGVTRSVKNKDCDFGYRDSIFKRDLKGKILIYKVRFRLIKKVQVETSYGAIQSELEKMGIASPTPKDVSAAVIAIRQSKLPDPKELGNSGSFFKNPVVDVNTAEELKSKFPNLPNYPNPNGVKLAAGWLIEQAGLKGKRFGNCGVHDKQALVLVNYGQATGTEIWSMAQEVIKKVQDQFGISLEPEVNIW, translated from the coding sequence ATGAAAATTCACGAAAAGCACAACCTTAAGTCCTATAATACATTTGGCCTACCGGTGTTGGCCAATTACTTTGGCGCCCCCGGTTCGTTAGATGAAATTAAGGAACAACTCGAATGGGCCGATAAGCAAAAGCGAGAGGTTAAAATTTTAGGGGGTGGTTCCAATGTGCTCATTACTCGTGATTTGCCATATTTCATTATGCATCCAACTTTTTCAAAGGTAGAGGTGGTCGATGAAAACGAAACCCATGTTTGGGTGGATGTAGATGGGGGCTTAAACTGGCATAAGTTTGTACTGCATTGTCTTGAAAATGGCTGGTACGGTATTGAAAATCTTTCACTTATTCCCGGGAATGTAGGGGCTGCACCCATCCAAAATATTGGAGCATACGGGGTAGAGGTAAAAGAGCTTATCGATACTGTTTTTTATTTAGAACTTGAAAGTGGGGTTACCAGGAGTGTAAAAAATAAAGATTGTGATTTTGGTTATAGAGATTCCATTTTCAAACGAGATCTCAAAGGGAAAATTCTCATTTATAAAGTTCGCTTTAGACTAATCAAAAAGGTGCAGGTGGAAACCTCGTATGGAGCCATCCAAAGCGAATTAGAAAAAATGGGTATTGCCTCTCCCACGCCTAAAGACGTAAGTGCAGCTGTTATTGCAATTCGTCAGAGTAAATTGCCCGATCCAAAGGAGTTGGGCAATAGCGGATCCTTTTTTAAAAATCCCGTTGTAGATGTAAATACCGCGGAGGAATTAAAATCTAAGTTTCCGAATTTGCCAAATTACCCCAATCCAAACGGAGTAAAATTGGCTGCAGGCTGGTTAATAGAGCAGGCCGGCCTTAAAGGGAAAAGATTTGGAAATTGTGGTGTCCATGATAAGCAAGCCCTTGTTTTGGTTAATTATGGGCAAGCCACGGGTACCGAAATATGGAGTATGGCCCAAGAGGTAATAAAAAAGGTTCAAGACCAATTTGGAATTAGCCTTGAACCCGAAGTAAATATCTGGTAA
- a CDS encoding glycosyltransferase family 2 protein has translation MNLSILIPCYNYYPLDLVKSLSDEIVRDRLDVEILLWDDASKGAYGHKIEALGRLPNVRHNRLSENLGRAKIRNAMVEEANGEFLLFIDADGIPVSSNFISNYLGEISANRVVCGGRIYQKEPPTFKYYLHWKYGTQKESKTVEERSKRPYFGFHSNNFLIPKHVFGRINFPEELVGYGHEDTLFGVLLKKGQIPVKHIDNPVVHVGLEKREVFLDKAVTAGENLAMFIRLGHLEFKDTKLSKAYILLSKWKLMRLFLGWATFRVSYWNRELLTRNNPSLFMLNLYKLFFFSVEIRK, from the coding sequence GTGAATTTATCCATTCTAATTCCGTGTTATAATTACTATCCACTCGATTTGGTTAAATCCCTATCGGATGAGATCGTTCGGGATAGATTGGATGTTGAAATATTGCTTTGGGACGATGCTTCTAAAGGGGCTTACGGGCATAAAATCGAAGCATTGGGCAGATTGCCAAATGTTCGCCATAATAGGCTTTCTGAAAATCTGGGAAGAGCTAAGATTCGCAACGCCATGGTTGAGGAAGCCAATGGCGAATTTTTGCTCTTTATTGACGCCGATGGTATACCAGTTTCTTCGAATTTTATTTCCAATTATTTGGGGGAGATTAGTGCAAATCGAGTGGTGTGTGGGGGAAGGATTTACCAAAAAGAACCTCCAACATTTAAATATTACTTGCACTGGAAGTATGGAACGCAAAAGGAATCTAAGACCGTTGAAGAGCGCTCAAAAAGACCGTATTTTGGTTTCCATTCCAATAATTTTTTAATCCCAAAACACGTTTTTGGTAGAATAAATTTTCCAGAAGAGCTGGTAGGTTATGGTCACGAGGACACCCTATTTGGGGTTTTGCTGAAAAAAGGACAAATTCCTGTTAAGCATATAGATAATCCCGTGGTGCATGTAGGACTTGAAAAGAGAGAAGTCTTTTTAGATAAGGCAGTAACTGCCGGAGAAAATCTCGCTATGTTTATTCGCTTGGGTCACCTTGAGTTCAAGGATACCAAATTGAGTAAGGCCTATATTTTGCTCAGCAAATGGAAACTTATGCGCCTATTTTTAGGATGGGCGACTTTTAGGGTGAGTTATTGGAATAGAGAGTTGCTAACCCGCAATAATCCCTCTTTGTTTATGCTGAATCTCTACAAGTTATTCTTCTTTTCAGTAGAAATAAGAAAATAG
- a CDS encoding cell division ATP-binding protein FtsE, whose amino-acid sequence MEEVQENNEVVIKLEGVNILQRDHLVLSDVNLELRKGEFTYLIGKTGSGKSSLLKVLYGEIPIGKGKGEVAGFDLNKLKSKQIPFLRRKLGIVFQDFQLLSDRTVNDNLLFVLKATGWKNKQQMDVRIRKVLDMVGLMHKGYKFPHEISGGEQQRVSIARALLNDPEIVIADEPTGNLDPKTTQEILVLLHEIAQRGRAVLMATHDYANMLSFSSRIIKCEDGKLVEGNMEQI is encoded by the coding sequence ATGGAAGAAGTTCAGGAAAATAACGAAGTTGTAATCAAATTAGAAGGGGTAAATATTCTTCAAAGAGACCATCTGGTACTTTCCGATGTAAATCTGGAGCTTCGAAAGGGGGAGTTCACTTATCTCATTGGAAAAACGGGATCTGGAAAAAGTTCCCTTTTAAAGGTGCTTTATGGTGAAATTCCCATTGGGAAAGGAAAAGGGGAGGTTGCCGGTTTTGATTTGAACAAGCTGAAATCCAAACAAATTCCATTTCTCCGCAGAAAACTGGGAATCGTTTTCCAGGATTTTCAATTGCTTTCGGACCGCACGGTAAATGATAATCTGTTGTTTGTGCTAAAGGCCACGGGCTGGAAAAATAAGCAGCAAATGGATGTTAGAATCCGTAAGGTCTTGGATATGGTGGGGCTAATGCACAAGGGGTATAAATTCCCACACGAAATCTCTGGAGGCGAGCAGCAAAGGGTTTCTATAGCTCGTGCTTTGCTTAACGACCCAGAGATTGTAATTGCCGACGAGCCTACTGGGAATTTAGATCCAAAAACCACTCAAGAAATCCTTGTGTTGCTTCACGAAATCGCGCAAAGAGGAAGGGCGGTGTTAATGGCTACTCACGATTATGCTAACATGCTTTCATTTTCTTCTCGAATTATAAAATGCGAGGATGGAAAATTGGTTGAAGGCAATATGGAACAGATTTAA
- a CDS encoding tetratricopeptide repeat protein: MHKSLTFSLLILFCSLNISLLGQKSFEYQPDHVLYKSAMDLYYKKKYAAAQKQFEKLIETEADPNSEISVAASYHRAACALQLFNRDAEYLLKDFLKKHPDSRWNESIYYQLGTYSYRKKDHEDVVMWLKKVSPQKLSEADQEAYYFKLGFSQFNLGMKEDALRSFLRIKDNKGDYFLPANYYYGHLNYEQGRYQNALESFERIKDDENFKDLVKFYIIHIYYQQKKYDEMLAEALPILEEGKSEKEGEIARMAGEAYYHRQEFSKALPYLEQHSEAGLGRSAEDNYQLAYCYFKTGQYEKAVKYFNYVSSLNDRMGQVANYQLAESYLKLIDKKAARAAFRAASKMSFDKQIKEDALFNYAKLAYELSYNPYSEAINAFEEYLNTYPNSERVDEVNEILIYVYLTTRNYEAALSSIEKIEKKDFRLRSAYQYLAYNRGVELFLAKDYREALVSFKKVGQFDVEKKLMTASLFWQGECYYKMAEFPRAEAAYTKFLKQGNVYGSGYYHEAQYNLGYVYYKQENFEQAKKYFRNFVTGKADISKELKSDGLIRTGDCFYVQKDYQTAADFYSRAKRLGGPDEDYATYQLALCQGFEGNEKAKVNTLKGFAERYSESAYAPNAVFELGDAYFKQGNNDKALETFNALVTEYPNGDLARKSLLKSGLILYRSNRVDDALNTFKRVAESYPNYRDAKEAIQRAEDIYVELGRVEEYNDWVQNLSYANISTAALDSVNYRSAENFYTKEDCENAIDAFERYLNKFKPAIFETNAHFYMAECYYRKESYDLAKEYYEKIVSKPDNKFTEPSLITVAYLNFLDSNYTKALEEYNRLEEISTFKINRIEAKIGQMRCYKMLDKARETMDYADKVLFYSGIPEDIRVEALLTKAKAEKRLGRIEDAYNTFDSLATSTKTIEGAEARYEMALIEFERENYTNAEDMIFESTNIKPTYDDWLAKSFILLSDVYVKTDNLFQAKATLQSIIDFHEGDDLVNLAKQKMEDILALEAKQNEGDKKPTEIQFNKGDEQYEKLYDTETESDTLNAPITQPIDSLNSTPKTN; encoded by the coding sequence ATGCATAAATCGCTGACTTTCAGCCTGCTTATTCTTTTTTGCAGTCTAAATATTTCATTACTCGGACAAAAGAGCTTCGAGTATCAACCCGACCATGTTTTGTACAAGTCTGCAATGGACTTGTATTACAAAAAGAAATATGCCGCTGCACAAAAGCAATTCGAAAAGCTAATAGAAACGGAGGCGGATCCCAACAGTGAAATTAGCGTTGCTGCATCCTACCACAGGGCAGCTTGTGCTCTTCAATTATTTAATCGCGATGCCGAATATTTACTGAAAGACTTTCTAAAAAAGCACCCGGATAGCCGTTGGAACGAAAGCATTTATTATCAGCTAGGAACTTATAGCTACCGAAAAAAGGATCACGAAGATGTAGTAATGTGGCTAAAAAAAGTTAGCCCTCAAAAGCTTTCCGAAGCCGACCAGGAGGCTTATTACTTTAAACTTGGATTTAGCCAGTTTAATCTTGGGATGAAGGAAGACGCCCTACGCAGCTTCCTGAGAATTAAAGACAACAAGGGAGATTATTTCCTCCCTGCCAATTACTATTACGGTCATTTAAATTACGAACAAGGGCGTTATCAAAATGCATTGGAAAGCTTTGAGCGCATTAAGGATGACGAAAACTTTAAAGACCTTGTTAAATTCTACATTATCCATATTTATTACCAGCAAAAGAAATACGATGAGATGCTGGCCGAAGCTCTGCCTATTTTAGAAGAGGGGAAATCTGAAAAAGAAGGTGAAATCGCCCGAATGGCAGGAGAGGCTTATTATCACCGTCAAGAATTTAGCAAAGCACTCCCCTATTTAGAACAACATTCTGAAGCAGGGTTGGGAAGATCTGCTGAAGACAATTACCAGCTAGCATATTGCTACTTTAAAACCGGACAGTATGAAAAGGCGGTTAAGTATTTCAATTACGTGAGTAGTTTGAATGACAGGATGGGACAGGTTGCCAATTATCAGCTGGCGGAATCCTACCTGAAATTAATAGACAAAAAAGCGGCTAGAGCGGCGTTTAGAGCAGCATCTAAAATGAGTTTTGATAAACAAATTAAGGAGGATGCACTTTTCAACTATGCAAAACTGGCCTACGAGTTAAGCTATAATCCATACAGTGAAGCGATTAATGCCTTTGAAGAATACCTAAACACCTACCCCAATTCTGAACGTGTTGATGAGGTAAATGAAATTCTAATCTACGTATACTTAACTACCCGCAATTACGAAGCTGCGTTAAGTAGCATCGAAAAAATAGAAAAGAAAGATTTTAGGCTAAGATCTGCATATCAATATCTCGCTTACAACCGTGGGGTTGAGCTTTTTCTTGCTAAAGATTACCGCGAAGCTCTAGTAAGCTTTAAAAAAGTTGGGCAGTTTGATGTGGAGAAAAAACTTATGACGGCCTCCCTGTTTTGGCAAGGAGAATGCTATTACAAAATGGCAGAATTCCCAAGGGCGGAGGCTGCCTACACCAAATTCCTAAAACAAGGAAATGTTTACGGAAGTGGCTACTATCACGAGGCGCAGTACAATTTGGGATATGTATACTACAAACAAGAAAACTTTGAGCAGGCTAAAAAGTACTTTCGAAATTTTGTAACTGGAAAAGCAGATATTTCTAAAGAGCTTAAAAGCGATGGTTTGATTAGAACTGGAGATTGCTTTTACGTGCAAAAAGATTATCAAACCGCAGCCGACTTCTACTCCCGTGCAAAACGACTTGGTGGACCCGATGAAGATTATGCAACCTATCAACTGGCTCTTTGCCAAGGATTTGAAGGAAACGAAAAAGCGAAAGTAAATACTCTAAAAGGATTTGCTGAGCGCTATTCCGAATCCGCATATGCGCCAAATGCTGTTTTCGAACTGGGTGATGCATACTTTAAGCAAGGCAATAATGATAAAGCCCTTGAAACCTTTAACGCCCTGGTTACAGAATATCCCAACGGAGATTTAGCAAGAAAGTCTCTTCTAAAGAGCGGACTTATCCTGTATCGAAGTAATAGAGTTGACGACGCACTTAACACCTTTAAAAGAGTTGCGGAATCCTACCCTAACTACCGCGATGCAAAAGAGGCAATTCAAAGAGCAGAAGATATTTATGTTGAACTTGGCCGTGTTGAAGAATACAATGATTGGGTTCAGAATTTGTCATATGCCAACATTTCCACAGCTGCTTTGGATAGTGTTAATTACCGTTCGGCTGAAAACTTTTACACCAAAGAGGATTGCGAAAATGCCATTGATGCTTTTGAGCGATACCTCAACAAATTTAAACCAGCCATCTTCGAAACCAATGCACACTTCTATATGGCAGAGTGCTACTACCGAAAGGAAAGCTACGATTTAGCCAAGGAGTATTATGAGAAAATTGTTTCTAAACCCGATAATAAGTTTACCGAACCATCTCTTATTACGGTGGCCTACTTAAACTTCCTCGATTCTAATTATACAAAGGCCCTTGAGGAGTATAACCGCCTAGAGGAAATTTCGACGTTTAAAATAAACAGAATAGAAGCGAAAATTGGGCAAATGCGTTGTTACAAAATGCTCGATAAGGCACGCGAAACAATGGATTATGCTGATAAAGTTCTATTCTATAGCGGAATTCCAGAAGACATAAGAGTAGAGGCTCTTTTAACCAAAGCGAAAGCGGAAAAAAGACTGGGTAGAATAGAAGATGCCTACAACACCTTTGATTCGCTGGCTACTTCTACAAAAACAATTGAAGGAGCAGAAGCCAGATACGAAATGGCATTGATAGAGTTTGAAAGGGAAAACTATACCAACGCAGAGGATATGATTTTTGAATCAACCAATATTAAACCCACATACGACGACTGGTTGGCAAAATCGTTTATTCTACTTTCTGATGTTTACGTTAAAACCGACAACCTTTTCCAAGCAAAGGCTACCCTTCAAAGTATTATTGACTTTCACGAAGGAGATGATTTGGTAAATCTGGCTAAGCAAAAAATGGAAGACATTCTTGCCTTAGAAGCCAAGCAGAACGAGGGGGATAAAAAGCCAACCGAAATTCAGTTTAATAAGGGTGACGAGCAATACGAGAAGCTTTACGACACCGAGACCGAATCGGATACCCTTAATGCACCAATTACACAACCTATTGACAGCTTAAACAGCACCCCAAAAACCAATTAA
- a CDS encoding TonB-dependent receptor, protein MKKLAALTIAFTGLNIWVMGQGETPNLNQEIVTVGERELKLKDAFKANFYPKEIDTIITKDNIQYITLPSYYQTKFSPDTIAPARLKVVEPLSKLYPGYVKLGIGNYLMPIGEFYYGSTRNRKGMNAIHLKHFSSAGNDNDVKRFGAAFSDNELNFWSKRFLKNSAFSAHVFGDRKVRQYNNLLPGIGDAYNKPISVLLEEEQKIEMIHAGASVNLQSYNKKKDAINHRESLAFSYLMTNQSVQEISGKLDGTLEKYYNSELYSVDFSLDQNMYNHKDSAYKQNNTLIGLTPHISTKTEKVKVDLGLRIFSLLQNGVNYFYFFPNASFEYTGADEFIIPYVGLNGNAELNDYQRLFEINPYFAPISEINLYREHLNLFVGFRGKISDKSSYNLKVSRKDLKNAPIYRALLNTNDADNRALFNLDYRNYSMFSALAEYSLELAPEFRSTLKVGYNSYSMDNFLNLPELYARLNAQYNLGDKFLTNLSLMYVHERVDAEVLDASTQTIAQNNLGSYVDLSIGFEYRYTRRLAAFLNFANITGQRYAIYSNYSVLGFNVLGGLNYSF, encoded by the coding sequence ATGAAAAAGTTAGCTGCACTTACTATAGCCTTTACAGGTCTTAATATTTGGGTTATGGGGCAAGGAGAAACTCCCAACCTAAACCAAGAAATTGTTACCGTTGGAGAACGCGAGCTTAAGCTAAAAGACGCATTTAAAGCCAATTTTTATCCAAAGGAAATAGACACCATTATTACCAAGGATAACATACAGTATATCACCCTCCCTAGCTATTACCAAACCAAGTTTAGTCCCGATACCATTGCTCCTGCTAGATTAAAAGTAGTTGAACCCCTTAGCAAGTTATATCCGGGCTACGTTAAACTTGGGATAGGAAATTACCTTATGCCTATTGGCGAGTTTTATTACGGATCTACCCGGAATAGAAAGGGGATGAACGCCATACACCTTAAGCATTTTTCGTCGGCAGGGAACGATAATGATGTAAAACGATTTGGTGCTGCGTTTTCAGATAATGAGCTTAACTTTTGGAGCAAAAGATTTTTAAAAAACAGCGCATTTTCCGCACATGTTTTTGGAGACAGAAAAGTTCGACAGTACAATAACTTATTACCTGGAATAGGAGACGCATACAACAAACCCATCTCTGTTTTATTAGAGGAGGAGCAAAAAATCGAAATGATACATGCTGGAGCCTCTGTTAACCTTCAATCGTACAATAAAAAGAAGGATGCAATTAATCACAGAGAAAGTTTGGCATTTTCCTATTTAATGACCAATCAGTCCGTTCAGGAAATCTCTGGAAAACTAGATGGCACCCTAGAGAAATACTACAATAGCGAATTGTATAGCGTTGATTTTAGCTTGGATCAGAACATGTACAACCACAAAGACAGCGCATACAAACAAAACAATACACTCATTGGCCTAACACCACACATATCCACCAAAACAGAAAAAGTTAAGGTAGATTTAGGCTTGCGCATTTTTAGCCTACTGCAAAATGGAGTGAATTACTTCTATTTTTTCCCTAATGCAAGCTTCGAATATACCGGGGCGGATGAATTTATCATTCCCTACGTTGGCTTAAACGGAAATGCCGAACTAAACGATTACCAAAGGCTATTTGAAATCAACCCCTACTTCGCCCCTATATCTGAGATAAACCTTTACCGCGAGCATTTAAATCTATTTGTCGGGTTTAGAGGAAAAATTTCAGACAAGTCTTCGTATAACTTAAAAGTATCTCGGAAAGACTTGAAAAACGCTCCCATTTATAGAGCCTTACTCAATACAAATGATGCAGATAATAGGGCTTTATTCAATTTGGATTACCGAAATTACAGCATGTTTTCAGCCTTGGCAGAATACAGCCTAGAGCTAGCCCCCGAGTTTAGATCTACCTTAAAAGTTGGATACAACTCATACAGCATGGATAATTTCCTAAACCTGCCCGAGTTATATGCCCGATTAAATGCTCAATACAACCTAGGAGATAAGTTTTTAACCAACCTCTCCTTAATGTATGTACACGAGCGTGTAGATGCCGAAGTTTTGGATGCATCCACCCAAACTATTGCACAAAACAATCTGGGGTCATACGTGGATCTAAGCATTGGATTTGAGTACCGTTACACTAGGCGATTGGCAGCATTTTTAAATTTTGCTAACATCACTGGACAGCGCTATGCCATTTACTCGAATTATTCGGTATTGGGATTCAATGTTTTAGGAGGATTGAATTACTCCTTCTAA